One segment of Enterobacter ludwigii DNA contains the following:
- the panS gene encoding ketopantoate/pantoate/pantothenate transporter PanS, translating to MLSAITRLFPLWALLLSVLAYYTPTHFTGIGPWVTTLLMLIMLGMGVHLKIDDFKRVLSRPAPVAAGIFLHYLVMPLAAWLLAMAFKMPPDLSAGMVLVGSVASGTASNVMIYLAKGDVALSVTISSVSTLVGVIATPLLTRLYVDAQIQVDVMGMLLSILQIVVIPIALGLVIHHLFPRVVKAVEPYLPAFSMVCILAIISAVVAGSASHIASVGFVVIIAVVLHNTLGLLGGYWGGKLFGFDESTCRTLAIEVGMQNSGLAAALGKIYFSPLAALPGALFSVWHNLSGSLLAGYWSGKPINEPAKKDAVKQG from the coding sequence ATGTTATCCGCCATCACCCGGCTGTTCCCGTTGTGGGCACTGCTGCTTTCCGTACTCGCGTATTACACTCCCACCCACTTTACGGGCATTGGCCCATGGGTCACGACGCTGCTGATGCTGATTATGCTCGGCATGGGCGTACACCTGAAAATTGACGACTTCAAACGCGTTCTGTCGCGCCCGGCCCCCGTAGCGGCAGGGATTTTCCTGCACTACCTGGTCATGCCGCTTGCGGCCTGGCTGCTGGCCATGGCCTTTAAAATGCCGCCAGATTTATCCGCCGGTATGGTGCTGGTCGGCAGCGTGGCCAGCGGCACGGCATCCAATGTGATGATTTACCTGGCAAAAGGTGATGTGGCGCTCTCGGTGACCATCTCTTCCGTTTCAACGCTGGTGGGCGTGATTGCCACGCCGCTGTTAACGCGTCTGTATGTGGATGCGCAGATTCAGGTAGACGTCATGGGGATGCTGCTCAGTATTCTGCAGATTGTGGTGATCCCGATTGCGCTGGGCCTGGTGATTCACCATCTGTTCCCGCGCGTGGTCAAAGCCGTTGAACCGTACCTGCCTGCCTTCTCGATGGTCTGTATTCTGGCCATCATCAGCGCCGTGGTTGCCGGCTCTGCATCGCACATTGCCTCAGTGGGCTTTGTGGTGATCATCGCGGTGGTGTTGCATAACACCCTTGGTCTTTTGGGCGGTTACTGGGGCGGGAAGCTGTTTGGTTTCGACGAATCCACCTGTCGTACGCTGGCAATCGAAGTGGGGATGCAAAACTCGGGGCTGGCCGCAGCTCTGGGCAAGATCTACTTCTCGCCGCTGGCGGCCCTGCCGGGTGCGCTGTTCTCCGTCTGGCATAATCTGTCCGGCTCGCTGCTGGCAGGCTACTGGTCAGGCAAACCCATTAATGAGCCCGCGAAAAAAGATGCAGTGAAACAGGGTTAA
- the lysC gene encoding lysine-sensitive aspartokinase 3: MTSFVVAKFGGTSVADYDAMNRSADVVLADPNTRLVVLSASAGVTNLLVSLSEGLEATERFVKLDALRKIQFNILERLQNPNVIREEVERLLENITTLAEAASLATSTALTDELVSHGELMSTLLFVEILRERNVHAQWFDVRKVMRTSDRFGRAEPDVEMLAELTQQQLAPRLAEGMVITQGFIGSEAKGRTTTLGRGGSDYTAALLGEALHATRVDIWTDVPGIYTTDPRVVSAAKRIDVIAFEEAAEMATFGAKVLHPATLLPAVRSDIPVFVGSSKDPKAGGTLVCKKTENPPLFRALALRRRQTLVTLHSHNMLHSRGFLAEVFGILARHNISVDLITTSEVSIALTLDTTGSTSTGDTLLTQSLLIELSELCRVEVEEDLALVAIIGNKLSRACGVGKEVFGVLDPFSIRMICYGASSYNLCFLVPADQAEQVVQKLHQNLFE, from the coding sequence ATGACGAGTTTTGTGGTCGCCAAATTTGGCGGCACCAGTGTGGCCGATTACGATGCCATGAACCGCAGCGCCGATGTGGTGCTGGCCGATCCGAATACCCGCCTGGTGGTGCTTTCCGCCTCTGCTGGCGTGACGAACCTGCTGGTTTCTCTGTCTGAAGGACTGGAAGCAACCGAACGTTTCGTTAAGCTGGACGCACTGCGCAAAATTCAGTTCAACATCCTTGAACGTCTGCAGAATCCGAACGTGATCCGTGAGGAAGTGGAACGCCTGCTGGAAAATATCACTACCCTGGCTGAAGCCGCCTCTCTGGCGACCTCCACCGCGCTGACCGATGAACTGGTCAGCCACGGCGAGCTGATGTCCACGCTGCTGTTCGTGGAGATCCTCCGCGAGCGTAACGTCCATGCCCAGTGGTTTGACGTGCGTAAAGTCATGCGCACCAGCGATCGCTTTGGCCGTGCCGAGCCGGATGTTGAAATGCTGGCCGAGCTGACCCAGCAGCAGCTGGCTCCGCGCCTGGCAGAAGGGATGGTGATCACTCAGGGCTTTATCGGTAGCGAAGCCAAAGGCCGTACAACTACGCTTGGCCGCGGCGGCAGTGACTATACGGCAGCCCTGCTCGGCGAAGCGCTGCATGCCACCCGTGTGGATATCTGGACTGACGTGCCGGGTATTTACACCACCGACCCGCGCGTGGTCTCTGCGGCGAAACGCATTGATGTGATCGCGTTTGAAGAGGCGGCAGAAATGGCCACCTTCGGCGCGAAAGTATTGCACCCGGCGACGCTGTTGCCGGCCGTGCGCAGCGATATCCCGGTCTTCGTTGGCTCCAGTAAGGATCCCAAAGCAGGCGGTACGCTGGTGTGCAAGAAAACCGAAAACCCGCCATTGTTCCGAGCGCTGGCCCTGCGCCGCCGCCAGACGCTGGTGACGCTGCACAGCCACAATATGCTGCATTCTCGCGGTTTCCTGGCGGAAGTGTTTGGCATCCTCGCGCGCCATAATATCTCCGTGGATTTGATCACCACATCCGAAGTGAGCATCGCGCTGACGCTGGACACCACTGGCTCCACGTCAACCGGCGACACCCTGCTGACGCAGTCGTTGCTGATCGAACTCTCTGAGTTGTGCCGCGTGGAAGTGGAAGAAGATCTGGCGCTGGTTGCCATCATCGGCAACAAGCTGTCGCGTGCCTGCGGCGTGGGCAAAGAGGTCTTCGGCGTACTCGACCCGTTCAGCATTCGTATGATTTGCTACGGCGCCTCCAGCTACAACCTCTGCTTCCTGGTGCCAGCCGATCAGGCCGAGCAAGTCGTGCAAAAACTTCATCAGAATTTGTTTGAATAA